One window of the Camelus ferus isolate YT-003-E chromosome 12, BCGSAC_Cfer_1.0, whole genome shotgun sequence genome contains the following:
- the XPOT gene encoding exportin-T isoform X1 — MDEQALLGLNPNADSDFRQRALAYFEQLKISPDAWQVCAEALAQRTYSDDHIKFFCFQVLEHQVKYKYSELTTVQQQLIRETLISWLQAQMLNPQPEKTFIRNKAAQVFALLFVTEYLTKWPKFFFDILSVVDLNPRGVDLYLRILMAIDSELVDRDVVHTSEEARRNTLIKDTMREQCIPNLVESWYQILQNYQYTNSEVTCQCLEVVGAYVSWIDLSLIANDRFINMLLGHMSIEVLREEACDCLFEIVNKGMDPVDKMKLVESLCQVLQSAGFFSIDQEEDVDFLARFSKLVNGMGQSLIVSWTKLIKSGDIKNAQEALQAIETKVALMLQLLIHEDDDISSNIIGFCYDYLHILKQLTVLSDQQKANVEAIMLAVMKKLTYDEEYNFENEGEDEAMFVEYRKQLKLLLDRLAQVSPELLLASVRRVFSSTLQNWQTTRFMEVEVAIRLLYMLAEALPVSHGAHFSGDVSKASALQDMMRTLVTSGVSAYQHTSVTLEFFETVVRYEKFFTVEPQHIPGVLMAFLDHRGLRHSSAKVRSRTAYLFSRFVKSLNKQMNPFIEDILNRIQDLLELSPPENGYQSLLSSDDQLFIYETAGVLIVNSEYPAERKQALMRNLLTPLMEKFKILLEKLMMAQDEERQACLADCLNHAVGFASRTSKAFSNKQTVKQCGCSEVYLDCLQTFLPALSCPLQKDILRSGVRTFLHRMIICLEEEVLPFIPSASEHMLKDCEAKDLQEFIPLINQITAKFKIQVSPFLQQMFMPLLHAIFEVLLRPAEENDQSAALEKQMLRRSYFAFLQTVTGSGMSEVIANQGAENVERVLVTVIQGAVEYPDPIAQKTCFIILSKLVELWGGKDGPVGFADFVYKHIVPACFLAPLKQTFDLADAQTVLALSECAVTLKTIHLKRGPECVQYLQQEYLPSLQVAPEIIQEFCQALQQPDAKVFKNYLKVSVTADRSTL; from the exons ATGCTGAATCCCCAACCGGAGAAGACCTTTATACGAAACAAAGCAGCCCAAGTCTTCGCCTTGCTTTTTGTTACCGAATATCTCACTAAATGGCCCAAGTTCTTTTTTGACATTCTCTCAGTAGTGGACCTAAATCCAAGGGGAGTAGATCTGTACCTCCGAATCCTCATGGCCATTGATTCAGAGTTGGTGGATCGTGATGTAGTGCACACATCAGAG GAGGCTCGTAGGAATACTCTCATAAAAGATACCATGAGGGAACAGTGCATTCCAAACTTGGTGGAATCATGGTACCAAATCCTACAAAATTATCAGTATACTAATTCAGAAGTGACATGTCAGTGCCTTGAAGTAGTTGGGGCTTATGTCTCTTGGATAGACTTATCCCTTATAGCCAATGATAG GTTTATAAATATGCTGCTAGGTCATATGTCAATAGAAGTTCTACGGGAAGAAGCATGTgactgtttatttgaaattgtaaATAAAGGAATGGATCCTGTTGATAAAATGAAACTAGTAGAATCTTTGTGTCAAGTATTACAGTCTGCTGGATTTTTCAGCATTGACCAG GAGGAAGATGTTGACTTCCTGGCCAGATTTTCTAAACTGGTAAATGGAATGGGACAGTCATTAATAGTTAGCTGgactaaattaattaaaagtggGGATATCAAGAATGCTCAAGAGGCACTACAAGCTATCGAAACGAAGGTGGCACTGATGCTGCAGCTACTAATTCACGAGGATGACGATATCTCGTCTAACATTATTGGATTTTGCTATGATTATCTTCATATTTTGAAACAG CTTACAGTGCTCTCGGATCAGCAAAAAGCTAATGTAGAG gcaaTCATGTTGGCCGTTATGAAAAAATTAACTTATGATGAAGAATATAACTTTGAAAATGAG GGTGAAGATGAAGCCATGTTTGTGGAATATAGAAAACAACTGAAGTTGTTGTTGGACAGGCTTGCTCAAGTTTCACCAGAGTTACTGCTGGCTTCTGTGCGCAGAGTTTTTAGTTCTACACTGCA GAATTGGCAGACTACACGGTTTATGGAAGTTGAAGTAGCAATAAGATTGCTGTATATGTTGGCAGAAGCTCTTCCAGTATCTCATGGTGCTCACTTCTCAGGTGATGTTTCAAAAGCTAGTGCTTTGCAGGATATGATGCGAACC TTGGTAACGTCAGGAGTTAGTGCCTATCAGCACACATCTGTGACATTGGAGTTCTTCGAAACCGTTGTTAGATATGAAAAGTTTTTCACAGTTGAACCTCAGCACATTCCAGGCGTACTA ATGGCTTTCCTAGATCACAGAGGTCTGCGGCACTCCAGTGCAAAAGTGCGGAGTAGAACCGCTTACCTGTTTTCCAGATTTGTCAAATCTCTCAA TAAACAAATGAATCCTTTCATTGAGGATATTCTGAATAGAATACAAGATTTATTAGAGCTTTCTCCACCT GAGAATGGTTACCAGTCTTTGTTGAGCAGTGATGATCAGTTATTCATTTATGAGACAGCTGGAGTGCTGATTGTTAATAGTGAGTACCCAGCAGAACGGAAGCAAGCACTAATGAGGAATCTGTTGACTCCACTCATGGAGAAGTTTAAAATTCTGTTAGAAAAATTGATGATGGCACAGGATGAAGAAAGGCAGGCATGTCTAGCAGACTGTCTCAACCACGCGGTTGGATTTGCCAG TCGGACCAGCAAAGCTTTCAGCAACAAGCAGACTGTGAAACAATGTGGCTGTTCCGAAGTTTATCTGGACTGTTTACAGACGTTCTTGCCAGCCCTCAGTTGTCCCTTACAAAAGGATATTCTCAGAAGTGGAGTTCGCACTTTCCTTCATCGCATGATTATTTGCCTGGAGGAAGAAGTCCTTCCATTCATTCCATCTGCCTCGGAACACATGCTCAAAGATTGTGAAGCAAAAGACCTTCAGGAATTCATTCCTCTCATCAACCAGATTACAGCCAAATTTAAG atacaagtATCGCCGTTTTTACAACAAATGTTCATGCCCCTTCTTCATGCAATTTTTGAAGTGTTGCTCCGACCAGCGGAAGAAAATGACCAGTCTGCTGCTTTAGAGAAGCAAATGTTGAGGAGGAGTTACTTTGCTTTCTTGCAAACAGTCACAGGCAGTGGAATGAGTGAAGTCATAGCAAATCAAG gtGCAGAGAATGTAGAAAGAGTGCTGGTTACTGTTATTCAAGGAGCGGTTGAATATCCAGATCCAATTGCCCAAAAAACGTGTTTTATTATCCTCTCCAAGTTGGTAGAACTCTGGg GAGGTAAAGATGGACCAGTGGGATTTGCTGATTTTGTTTATAAGCACATTGTCCCCGCATGTTTCCTAGCACCTTTAAAACAAACCTTTGACCTGGCAGATGCACAGACAGTATTG gCTCTGTCCGAGTGTGCAGTGACGCTGAAAACAATTCATCTCAAACGG GGCCCAGAATGTGTTCAGTATCTGCAACAAGAATACCTGCCTTCCTTGCAAGTAGCTCCAGAGATAATTCAG GAGTTTTGTCAGGCACTTCAGCAGCCTGAtgctaaagtttttaaaaactacttaaag GTATCTGTAACAGCAGATCGAAGTACATTGTAG
- the XPOT gene encoding exportin-T isoform X2, translating to MDEQALLGLNPNADSDFRQRALAYFEQLKISPDAWQVCAEALAQRTYSDDHIKFFCFQVLEHQVKYKYSELTTVQQQLIRETLISWLQAQMLNPQPEKTFIRNKAAQVFALLFVTEYLTKWPKFFFDILSVVDLNPRGVDLYLRILMAIDSELVDRDVVHTSEEARRNTLIKDTMREQCIPNLVESWYQILQNYQYTNSEVTCQCLEVVGAYVSWIDLSLIANDRFINMLLGHMSIEVLREEACDCLFEIVNKGMDPVDKMKLVESLCQVLQSAGFFSIDQEEDVDFLARFSKLVNGMGQSLIVSWTKLIKSGDIKNAQEALQAIETKVALMLQLLIHEDDDISSNIIGFCYDYLHILKQLTVLSDQQKANVEAIMLAVMKKLTYDEEYNFENEGEDEAMFVEYRKQLKLLLDRLAQVSPELLLASVRRVFSSTLQNWQTTRFMEVEVAIRLLYMLAEALPVSHGAHFSGDVSKASALQDMMRTLVTSGVSAYQHTSVTLEFFETVVRYEKFFTVEPQHIPGVLMAFLDHRGLRHSSAKVRSRTAYLFSRFVKSLNKQMNPFIEDILNRIQDLLELSPPENGYQSLLSSDDQLFIYETAGVLIVNSEYPAERKQALMRNLLTPLMEKFKILLEKLMMAQDEERQACLADCLNHAVGFASRTSKAFSNKQTVKQCGCSEVYLDCLQTFLPALSCPLQKDILRSGVRTFLHRMIICLEEEVLPFIPSASEHMLKDCEAKDLQEFIPLINQITAKFKIQVSPFLQQMFMPLLHAIFEVLLRPAEENDQSAALEKQMLRRSYFAFLQTVTGSGMSEVIANQGAENVERVLVTVIQGAVEYPDPIAQKTCFIILSKLVELWGGKDGPVGFADFVYKHIVPACFLAPLKQTFDLADAQTVLALSECAVTLKTIHLKRGPECVQYLQQEYLPSLQVAPEIIQEFCQALQQPDAKVFKNYLKVFFQRAKP from the exons ATGCTGAATCCCCAACCGGAGAAGACCTTTATACGAAACAAAGCAGCCCAAGTCTTCGCCTTGCTTTTTGTTACCGAATATCTCACTAAATGGCCCAAGTTCTTTTTTGACATTCTCTCAGTAGTGGACCTAAATCCAAGGGGAGTAGATCTGTACCTCCGAATCCTCATGGCCATTGATTCAGAGTTGGTGGATCGTGATGTAGTGCACACATCAGAG GAGGCTCGTAGGAATACTCTCATAAAAGATACCATGAGGGAACAGTGCATTCCAAACTTGGTGGAATCATGGTACCAAATCCTACAAAATTATCAGTATACTAATTCAGAAGTGACATGTCAGTGCCTTGAAGTAGTTGGGGCTTATGTCTCTTGGATAGACTTATCCCTTATAGCCAATGATAG GTTTATAAATATGCTGCTAGGTCATATGTCAATAGAAGTTCTACGGGAAGAAGCATGTgactgtttatttgaaattgtaaATAAAGGAATGGATCCTGTTGATAAAATGAAACTAGTAGAATCTTTGTGTCAAGTATTACAGTCTGCTGGATTTTTCAGCATTGACCAG GAGGAAGATGTTGACTTCCTGGCCAGATTTTCTAAACTGGTAAATGGAATGGGACAGTCATTAATAGTTAGCTGgactaaattaattaaaagtggGGATATCAAGAATGCTCAAGAGGCACTACAAGCTATCGAAACGAAGGTGGCACTGATGCTGCAGCTACTAATTCACGAGGATGACGATATCTCGTCTAACATTATTGGATTTTGCTATGATTATCTTCATATTTTGAAACAG CTTACAGTGCTCTCGGATCAGCAAAAAGCTAATGTAGAG gcaaTCATGTTGGCCGTTATGAAAAAATTAACTTATGATGAAGAATATAACTTTGAAAATGAG GGTGAAGATGAAGCCATGTTTGTGGAATATAGAAAACAACTGAAGTTGTTGTTGGACAGGCTTGCTCAAGTTTCACCAGAGTTACTGCTGGCTTCTGTGCGCAGAGTTTTTAGTTCTACACTGCA GAATTGGCAGACTACACGGTTTATGGAAGTTGAAGTAGCAATAAGATTGCTGTATATGTTGGCAGAAGCTCTTCCAGTATCTCATGGTGCTCACTTCTCAGGTGATGTTTCAAAAGCTAGTGCTTTGCAGGATATGATGCGAACC TTGGTAACGTCAGGAGTTAGTGCCTATCAGCACACATCTGTGACATTGGAGTTCTTCGAAACCGTTGTTAGATATGAAAAGTTTTTCACAGTTGAACCTCAGCACATTCCAGGCGTACTA ATGGCTTTCCTAGATCACAGAGGTCTGCGGCACTCCAGTGCAAAAGTGCGGAGTAGAACCGCTTACCTGTTTTCCAGATTTGTCAAATCTCTCAA TAAACAAATGAATCCTTTCATTGAGGATATTCTGAATAGAATACAAGATTTATTAGAGCTTTCTCCACCT GAGAATGGTTACCAGTCTTTGTTGAGCAGTGATGATCAGTTATTCATTTATGAGACAGCTGGAGTGCTGATTGTTAATAGTGAGTACCCAGCAGAACGGAAGCAAGCACTAATGAGGAATCTGTTGACTCCACTCATGGAGAAGTTTAAAATTCTGTTAGAAAAATTGATGATGGCACAGGATGAAGAAAGGCAGGCATGTCTAGCAGACTGTCTCAACCACGCGGTTGGATTTGCCAG TCGGACCAGCAAAGCTTTCAGCAACAAGCAGACTGTGAAACAATGTGGCTGTTCCGAAGTTTATCTGGACTGTTTACAGACGTTCTTGCCAGCCCTCAGTTGTCCCTTACAAAAGGATATTCTCAGAAGTGGAGTTCGCACTTTCCTTCATCGCATGATTATTTGCCTGGAGGAAGAAGTCCTTCCATTCATTCCATCTGCCTCGGAACACATGCTCAAAGATTGTGAAGCAAAAGACCTTCAGGAATTCATTCCTCTCATCAACCAGATTACAGCCAAATTTAAG atacaagtATCGCCGTTTTTACAACAAATGTTCATGCCCCTTCTTCATGCAATTTTTGAAGTGTTGCTCCGACCAGCGGAAGAAAATGACCAGTCTGCTGCTTTAGAGAAGCAAATGTTGAGGAGGAGTTACTTTGCTTTCTTGCAAACAGTCACAGGCAGTGGAATGAGTGAAGTCATAGCAAATCAAG gtGCAGAGAATGTAGAAAGAGTGCTGGTTACTGTTATTCAAGGAGCGGTTGAATATCCAGATCCAATTGCCCAAAAAACGTGTTTTATTATCCTCTCCAAGTTGGTAGAACTCTGGg GAGGTAAAGATGGACCAGTGGGATTTGCTGATTTTGTTTATAAGCACATTGTCCCCGCATGTTTCCTAGCACCTTTAAAACAAACCTTTGACCTGGCAGATGCACAGACAGTATTG gCTCTGTCCGAGTGTGCAGTGACGCTGAAAACAATTCATCTCAAACGG GGCCCAGAATGTGTTCAGTATCTGCAACAAGAATACCTGCCTTCCTTGCAAGTAGCTCCAGAGATAATTCAG GAGTTTTGTCAGGCACTTCAGCAGCCTGAtgctaaagtttttaaaaactacttaaag GTGTTCTTCCAGAGAGCAAAGCCCTAA
- the XPOT gene encoding exportin-T isoform X3 produces MLNPQPEKTFIRNKAAQVFALLFVTEYLTKWPKFFFDILSVVDLNPRGVDLYLRILMAIDSELVDRDVVHTSEEARRNTLIKDTMREQCIPNLVESWYQILQNYQYTNSEVTCQCLEVVGAYVSWIDLSLIANDRFINMLLGHMSIEVLREEACDCLFEIVNKGMDPVDKMKLVESLCQVLQSAGFFSIDQEEDVDFLARFSKLVNGMGQSLIVSWTKLIKSGDIKNAQEALQAIETKVALMLQLLIHEDDDISSNIIGFCYDYLHILKQLTVLSDQQKANVEAIMLAVMKKLTYDEEYNFENEGEDEAMFVEYRKQLKLLLDRLAQVSPELLLASVRRVFSSTLQNWQTTRFMEVEVAIRLLYMLAEALPVSHGAHFSGDVSKASALQDMMRTLVTSGVSAYQHTSVTLEFFETVVRYEKFFTVEPQHIPGVLMAFLDHRGLRHSSAKVRSRTAYLFSRFVKSLNKQMNPFIEDILNRIQDLLELSPPENGYQSLLSSDDQLFIYETAGVLIVNSEYPAERKQALMRNLLTPLMEKFKILLEKLMMAQDEERQACLADCLNHAVGFASRTSKAFSNKQTVKQCGCSEVYLDCLQTFLPALSCPLQKDILRSGVRTFLHRMIICLEEEVLPFIPSASEHMLKDCEAKDLQEFIPLINQITAKFKIQVSPFLQQMFMPLLHAIFEVLLRPAEENDQSAALEKQMLRRSYFAFLQTVTGSGMSEVIANQGAENVERVLVTVIQGAVEYPDPIAQKTCFIILSKLVELWGGKDGPVGFADFVYKHIVPACFLAPLKQTFDLADAQTVLALSECAVTLKTIHLKRGPECVQYLQQEYLPSLQVAPEIIQEFCQALQQPDAKVFKNYLKVSVTADRSTL; encoded by the exons ATGCTGAATCCCCAACCGGAGAAGACCTTTATACGAAACAAAGCAGCCCAAGTCTTCGCCTTGCTTTTTGTTACCGAATATCTCACTAAATGGCCCAAGTTCTTTTTTGACATTCTCTCAGTAGTGGACCTAAATCCAAGGGGAGTAGATCTGTACCTCCGAATCCTCATGGCCATTGATTCAGAGTTGGTGGATCGTGATGTAGTGCACACATCAGAG GAGGCTCGTAGGAATACTCTCATAAAAGATACCATGAGGGAACAGTGCATTCCAAACTTGGTGGAATCATGGTACCAAATCCTACAAAATTATCAGTATACTAATTCAGAAGTGACATGTCAGTGCCTTGAAGTAGTTGGGGCTTATGTCTCTTGGATAGACTTATCCCTTATAGCCAATGATAG GTTTATAAATATGCTGCTAGGTCATATGTCAATAGAAGTTCTACGGGAAGAAGCATGTgactgtttatttgaaattgtaaATAAAGGAATGGATCCTGTTGATAAAATGAAACTAGTAGAATCTTTGTGTCAAGTATTACAGTCTGCTGGATTTTTCAGCATTGACCAG GAGGAAGATGTTGACTTCCTGGCCAGATTTTCTAAACTGGTAAATGGAATGGGACAGTCATTAATAGTTAGCTGgactaaattaattaaaagtggGGATATCAAGAATGCTCAAGAGGCACTACAAGCTATCGAAACGAAGGTGGCACTGATGCTGCAGCTACTAATTCACGAGGATGACGATATCTCGTCTAACATTATTGGATTTTGCTATGATTATCTTCATATTTTGAAACAG CTTACAGTGCTCTCGGATCAGCAAAAAGCTAATGTAGAG gcaaTCATGTTGGCCGTTATGAAAAAATTAACTTATGATGAAGAATATAACTTTGAAAATGAG GGTGAAGATGAAGCCATGTTTGTGGAATATAGAAAACAACTGAAGTTGTTGTTGGACAGGCTTGCTCAAGTTTCACCAGAGTTACTGCTGGCTTCTGTGCGCAGAGTTTTTAGTTCTACACTGCA GAATTGGCAGACTACACGGTTTATGGAAGTTGAAGTAGCAATAAGATTGCTGTATATGTTGGCAGAAGCTCTTCCAGTATCTCATGGTGCTCACTTCTCAGGTGATGTTTCAAAAGCTAGTGCTTTGCAGGATATGATGCGAACC TTGGTAACGTCAGGAGTTAGTGCCTATCAGCACACATCTGTGACATTGGAGTTCTTCGAAACCGTTGTTAGATATGAAAAGTTTTTCACAGTTGAACCTCAGCACATTCCAGGCGTACTA ATGGCTTTCCTAGATCACAGAGGTCTGCGGCACTCCAGTGCAAAAGTGCGGAGTAGAACCGCTTACCTGTTTTCCAGATTTGTCAAATCTCTCAA TAAACAAATGAATCCTTTCATTGAGGATATTCTGAATAGAATACAAGATTTATTAGAGCTTTCTCCACCT GAGAATGGTTACCAGTCTTTGTTGAGCAGTGATGATCAGTTATTCATTTATGAGACAGCTGGAGTGCTGATTGTTAATAGTGAGTACCCAGCAGAACGGAAGCAAGCACTAATGAGGAATCTGTTGACTCCACTCATGGAGAAGTTTAAAATTCTGTTAGAAAAATTGATGATGGCACAGGATGAAGAAAGGCAGGCATGTCTAGCAGACTGTCTCAACCACGCGGTTGGATTTGCCAG TCGGACCAGCAAAGCTTTCAGCAACAAGCAGACTGTGAAACAATGTGGCTGTTCCGAAGTTTATCTGGACTGTTTACAGACGTTCTTGCCAGCCCTCAGTTGTCCCTTACAAAAGGATATTCTCAGAAGTGGAGTTCGCACTTTCCTTCATCGCATGATTATTTGCCTGGAGGAAGAAGTCCTTCCATTCATTCCATCTGCCTCGGAACACATGCTCAAAGATTGTGAAGCAAAAGACCTTCAGGAATTCATTCCTCTCATCAACCAGATTACAGCCAAATTTAAG atacaagtATCGCCGTTTTTACAACAAATGTTCATGCCCCTTCTTCATGCAATTTTTGAAGTGTTGCTCCGACCAGCGGAAGAAAATGACCAGTCTGCTGCTTTAGAGAAGCAAATGTTGAGGAGGAGTTACTTTGCTTTCTTGCAAACAGTCACAGGCAGTGGAATGAGTGAAGTCATAGCAAATCAAG gtGCAGAGAATGTAGAAAGAGTGCTGGTTACTGTTATTCAAGGAGCGGTTGAATATCCAGATCCAATTGCCCAAAAAACGTGTTTTATTATCCTCTCCAAGTTGGTAGAACTCTGGg GAGGTAAAGATGGACCAGTGGGATTTGCTGATTTTGTTTATAAGCACATTGTCCCCGCATGTTTCCTAGCACCTTTAAAACAAACCTTTGACCTGGCAGATGCACAGACAGTATTG gCTCTGTCCGAGTGTGCAGTGACGCTGAAAACAATTCATCTCAAACGG GGCCCAGAATGTGTTCAGTATCTGCAACAAGAATACCTGCCTTCCTTGCAAGTAGCTCCAGAGATAATTCAG GAGTTTTGTCAGGCACTTCAGCAGCCTGAtgctaaagtttttaaaaactacttaaag GTATCTGTAACAGCAGATCGAAGTACATTGTAG